One Clavelina lepadiformis chromosome 1, kaClaLepa1.1, whole genome shotgun sequence genomic region harbors:
- the LOC143458720 gene encoding uncharacterized protein LOC143458720: protein MHRMKTGFTMLLSLLAIFYFMLMFCPIAPIHGNPIHKRRNLFEFHSSLEGPKSSDIDNIPVNSLSPYYENGGQSKESVDSENFVKSKLLDYMLPRDLYEPFLDQENTFSPNLVKKQDGYPYRSYQTWANKPLQINQESGSFNPYLAALMPPASKRESTMLYNNMFANSRRHRYWQLQQQILQSLINSKKRKS, encoded by the exons ATGCATAGAATGAAAACAGGTTTCACGATGTTGTTGTCTCTTCTTGCTATATTTTACTTCATGCTGATGTTTTGTCCAATAGCGCCTATACACGG AAATCCAATTCATAAGAGAAGAAACTTGTTCGAGTTCCATTCGTCGTTGGAAGGCCCGAAAAGCAGCGATATTGACAATATCCCCGTAAATAGCTTGTCACCATACTATGAAAATGGCGGGCAATCAAAGGAATCAGTGGATTCggaaaatttcgttaaatcAAAGCTTCTTGATTACATGCTTCCAAGAGACCTATATGAGCCATTTCTTGACCA AGAGAACACCTTTTCGCCTAATTTGGTCAAGAAACAAGATGGTTATCCCTATCGGTCATATCAAACGTGGGCTAATAAACCACTACAAATTAATCAAGAAAGCGGCAG TTTCAACCCATACCTTGCAGCACTCATGCCTCCTGCATCGAAGCGAGAGAGCACAATGTTATACAATAACAT GTTTGCAAACTCGAGACGGCACCGATATTGGCAATTACAACAACAAATCTTGCAGTCCTTAATAAATTcgaaaaaacgaaaatcatAA